In a single window of the Sylvia atricapilla isolate bSylAtr1 chromosome 20, bSylAtr1.pri, whole genome shotgun sequence genome:
- the LOC136370176 gene encoding aldehyde dehydrogenase family 3 member A2-like, translated as MEKMQQIVGRARAAFNSGRSRPLEFRIQQLKALERMVQEKEEEILAALKADLSKSGPNAYSQELLGVLRELVRAVENLPSWAAPHPVKKDLLILRDKAYIHYEPLGVVLVIGAWNYPFLLVMQPLIGAIAAGNAVVVKPSEVSENTARLLSELLPQYLDKDLYAVVTGGAPETTELLTQRFDHILYTGSSRVGRIVMAAAAKHLTPVTLELGGKSPCYIDKDCDLAVACRRITWGKYMNCGQTCIAPDYILCHPSIQDKVVENIKETLKEFYGEDVKSSPDYGRIVNQRHFKRILDLLEGQKIALGGETDETSCFIAPTILTDVSPESKVMEEEIFGPVLPIVTVKSVEEAIEFINLREKPLALYVFSNKKQLITRVIAETSSGGMTANDVLMHSLVPDLPFGGVGQSGMGAYFGRYSFETFSHRRSCLIKDLRWEVVNKLRYPPGSMEMMHLAKLFLLKQCNKGRVGQFISALLEAVKAVVAKVLCPKLEK; from the exons ATGGAGAAGATGCAGCAGATCGTGGGGAGGGCCAGGGCCGCCTTCAACTCGGGCCGGAGCCGCCCGCTGGAGTTCAGGATCCAGCAGCTGAAGGCCCTGGAGAGGATggtgcaggagaaggaggaggagatccTGGCAGCCCTCAAGGCGGATCTGAGCAAG AGCGGGCCCAACGCCTacagccaggagctcctgggcgtgctgagggagctggtgcGGGCCGTGGAGAATCTGCCGTCCTGGGCAGCCCCTCACCCTGTGAAAAAGGACCTGCTCATCCTGAGGGACAAGGCCTACATCCACTACGAGCCCCTGGGCGTGGTGCTGGTCATTGGAGCCTGGAACTATCCGTTTCTTCTGGTCATGCAGCCCCTGATCGGGGCCATCGCGGCAG GCAATGCCGTGGTGGTGAAGCCCTCAGAGGTCAGTGAGAACACGGCTCGGCTGCTGTCTGAGCTCCTCCCACAGTACCTGGACAAG gaTCTGTACGCTGTGGTCACTGGAGGAGCTCCTGAGACAACTGAGCTGCTCACCCAGAGGTTTGATCACATCCTCTACACGGGCAGCTCCAGAGTGGGCAGAATCgtgatggcagcagctgccaagcACCTGACCCCTGtcaccctggagctggggggGAAGAGCCCCTGCTACATCGACAAGGACTGTGACCTGGCTGTGGCCTGCAG GCGGATAACGTGGGGCAAGTACATGAACTGTGGGCAAACCTGCATCGCCCCAGACTACATCCTGTGCCACCCATCCATCCAGGACAAGGTGGTGGAGAACATCAAGGAGACTCTGAAG GAATTCTATGGGGAAGATGTGAAGTCGTCTCCAGACTACGGAAGGATCGTCAACCAGCGTCACTTCAAGAGAATCCTGGACTTGCTGGAAGGACAAAAAATTGCTCTTGGAGGAGAGACTGATGAGACCTCCTGCTTCATAg CACCAACCATCCTCACGGATGTTTCCCCGGAGTCAAAGGTGATGGAGGAGGAAATCTTTGGACCGGTGCTGCCCATTGTGACTGTGAAGAGTGTGGAGGAAGCCATTGAGTTCATCAACCTTCGGGAGAAGCCCCTTGCCCTCTATGTCTTCTCCAACAAGAAGCAG CTGATCACACGGGTGATAGCAGAGACCTCCAGTGGTGGCATGACAGCCAACGATGTCCTCATGCACTCCTTGGTCCCAGATCTGCCCTTCGGCGGTGTGG GCCAGAGTGGGATGGGTGCCTACTTTGGCCGGTACAGCTTCGAGACCTTCTCCCACCGCCGCTCCTGCCTCATCAAGGACCTGAGGTGGGAGGTTGTGAACAAACTGAGGTACCCACCCGGCAGCATGGAGATGATGCATTTGGCCAAGCTCTTCCTCCTGAAGCAGTGCAACAAGGGCAGAGTGGGACAGTTCATCTCGGCCCTGCTGGAGGCTGTGAAAGCCGTGGTGGCAAAG GTGTTGTGCCCCAAGCTAGAGAAGTGA
- the LOC136370305 gene encoding multidrug and toxin extrusion protein 2-like — MKPENFPEENGFGEGRTADRQGDPTPESCQEKRRWIPENFWEDVRQLLVLAAPLILIQLLIFLIHLVSSIFCGHLGKVELASVTLAIAVINVTAISVGYGLTSACDTLISQTYGSKNLLRVGVILQRATIIILLCCFPCCAILINVEQLMLVMRQDPDVSRMTQNYVNAFLPALPAVFVYNLETRYLQNQMIMWPLVLSGVIGNMVNVAANYVLLYVFHLGVTGSAWANTTAQYSQAIFLFLYIIGRKLHVNTWGGWSSECLLEWDSFTSLAIPSMLMMCIEWWTYEIGSFLIGLLSVVELSVQSIIYEVSVVAFMIPLGLGTAASVQVGNALGAGNVEAAKRSSSTSLICTGVFSVIVGSILASIRNVLGYVFTTDKEIIDLVAWVMPIYVVFHLFEAMTGACSGVLRGIGKQKFGAILNAVSYYGVGMPLAAVLLFVVKIGVMGLWIAMLACVFILCTCFVTYIYRLDWEKAAKEAQRRAGVTQLPPPELPSLGPELSCKELDVAPAPQPHTFLPARAVLGSVAGIEAQPDVVLTGIITKPEGPEQQLELREVTSARATPVVTKQLIFRRGLAAAAAVAALALGIAIKLITGTA, encoded by the exons ATGAAGCCGGAGAACTTCCCCGAGGAGAATGGCTTCGGGGAGGGAAGGACCGCTGATCGCCAGGGCGATCCCACACCCGAGAGCTGCCAGGAGAAACGCCGCTGGATCCCGGAGAACTTCTGGGAGGACgtgaggcagctgctggtgctggcgGCGCCGCTG ATCCTGATCCAGCTGCTGATCTTCCTGATCCACCTTGTCAGCTCCATATTCTGCGGCCACCTGGGCAAGGTTGAGCTGGCCTCTGTCACGCTGGCCATCGCT GTTATAAATGTCACTGCCATCTCTGTAGGTTATGGTTTGACTTCAGCGTGTGACACGTTGATATCACAG ACCTATGGCAGCAAGAACCTGCTGCGGGTGGGGGTGATCCTGCAGCGTGccaccatcatcatcctcctctgctgcttcccgTGCTGCGCCATCCTCATCAACGTCGAGCAGCTGATGCTGGTCATGCGGCAGGACCCCGACGTCTCCAG gatGACCCAGAACTACGTGAATGcctttctccctgccctcccg GCAGTTTTTGTGTATAACCTGGAGACAAGATACCTGCAGAATCAG ATGATCATGTGGCCGCTGGTGCTGAGTGGGGTCATCGGCAACATGGTCAACGTGGCTGCAAACTACGTCCTCCTCTACGTGTTCCACCTGGGCGTCAC GGGCTCTGCCTGGGCCAACACCACCGCTCAGTATTCCCAAGCCATTTTCTTGTTCCTGTACATCATAGGCAGGAAACTCCACGTGAACACCTGGGGAG GCTGGTCCAGCGAGTGCCTGCTGGAGTGGGACAGCTTCACCTCCTTGGCCATCCCCAGTATGCTCATGATGTGCATTGAGTGGTGGACCTACGAGATTGGGAGCTTCTTGATAG gccTGCTGAGTGTCGTCGAGCTCTCCGTGCAGTCCATCATCTATGAGGTGTCTGTTGTGGCTTTCATG ATCCcgctggggctgggcacagctgccagTGTGCAGGTGGGCAATGCACTGGGTGCCGGCAACGTCGAGGCGGCCAAGAGAtcctccagcaccagcctgatCTGCACAG GGGTGTTCTCCGTAATTGTGGGGTCCATTTTAGCCTCCATAAGGAATGTGCTGGGATATGTCTTCACCACGGACAA gGAGATCATTGACTTGGTGGCGTGGGTCATGCCTATCTACGTAGTCTTCCACTTGTTTGAAGCCATGACT GGCGCCTGCAGTGGGGTGCTCAGAGGCATCGGGAAGCAGAAATTTGGTGCCATCCTCAACGCCGTGAGTTACTACGGTGTGGGCATGcccctggcagctgtgctgctcttcgTGGTCAAGATCGGCGTCATGG GCCTGTGGATCGCGATGCTCGCCTGCGTCTTCATCCTCTGCACGTGCTTCGTCACCTACATCTACCGCCTGGACTGGGAGAAGGCGGCCAAGGAG GCTCAGCGCCGAGCAGGAGTGACCCAGCTGCCCCCTCCggagctgcccagcctgggcCCCGAGCTGTCCTGCAAGGAGCTGGATGTGGCACcggccccccagccccacacttTCCTCCCGGCCAGGGCGGTGTTGGGCTCTGTCG CGGGAATCGAAGCGCAGCCCGACGTTGTGCTCACGGGCATCATCACCAAACCGGAGGGCCccgagcagcagctggagctgcgGGAGGTCACCTCGGCTCGGGCCACCCCCGTGGTCACCAAGCAGCTCATTTTCCGCCGTGGGctggccgccgccgccgccgtggCTGCGCTGGCGCTCGGCATCGCCATAAAGCTGATCACCGGCACAGCCTGA